Part of the Camelus bactrianus isolate YW-2024 breed Bactrian camel chromosome 6, ASM4877302v1, whole genome shotgun sequence genome, tatgtctatgtcttctgtctcttataaggacccttgtcaCTGGATTTGTGGCCCATCTGGATAATCTAAGATGATcacatctcaagatccttaatttaattggATCTGCAAAGATCCTTCTTCTCAAATGAGGTCATGTTCACAGGTTCCGGGGGTTAGCACATGGGCATATCTATTTGGaggccaccattcaacccactacaataaacagttaatgaatgaatgaattctctcTCAAAGCCAATCTTCACCTTTGGTTTTCTATCCTCTCCTTCCTCATGTGTGTCCATCCCACTTCACATACACACTCCTAACCTGACATCCATTTTGACAATGCTTGACTTCTTTGCCTCAGGGGCTAGGTTTTGTCTcctacaaaacaaaacacacaaacgAGGGAAGAGAGTTATACTGAAGCAGGAGTgcagtaaggaaaaaaagaaaagaataccgATCATAAAGAGATGAAAACTGAGTGAGGAGAACGAACTGTAGTAGAGGAATGAAAAAGAGTGGGGAAGCCCTGACAGCGGATAAAGAATCAGACAGTGCTTCAGAGCTGGGGAATTCTAACTCTGAGGCAAATCTGTCACAAAGGGAAAAACGAGGTCAAGGCCAAGGAGTAGGAACAGGGAATGAGAGCAGGAAACCCTTGAGAACTAAAGTCGGGTTTGAAAACCAGGAAGCAGACCTCTGGATAATCTGCCACTTGAATATGTCAGCTTTGTGCTGAACCTCCAGGTGTGTCTTCTCTTCGTTCAGCTCATTCCTGATATTCTGGAAGTTAGTAACTGCCCCAAAGGGCCATGAGAAGTCAGGAGATGGTGGTGACTAGATCAGGGGAGAGGGCTCAGTGGGGAGAAACCAAGTGAAATATCCATTCCAGGCCCCACACCTTCCTGCTACATCGGGTTCTCTCTCTCCACAGTCCACCAGTCCTAACTTTCATTCTGATTTCCTCTCGGACACCCCTCCTACCAAGTTTGGCCTCTTCTATGCTTACCCATCATGGATACTATGATATTTCGAAAGACGATGGAACCAAGTAACAACAAGAGGATGACATAGATACTGCTGAAAACGCGGCTCACTTCAGGCACCTTCCAGGTATCCTGAAGTAGTGCATACCAGTGATCCATGGTGAAGAGGATGAACACCGTTACTAGGGAATTCAGCAGGTCCCTAAAGAAAAAGGAGGCGTGTTTACAGACAGAGGGAGTGAAACCTCTCAGATGTACTATCATTCTCACTCTTAAAGCAACATAAGAACATTTATTTGTAGTTTTCTCTGACTTTGGCTCCTTTTCTaccatactcaattttttttaGCTAATCTTTCTTCAATTAGAAattgttttattatgttttcatttattatgaATAATCTATCAGTATCCCTCATTATTTCATCAGTGCCTGGGGCATAGTAGGTTCTCAGTAAACAGGCACTgactgaagttttaaaaactgaatgaatCACCAACTGCATATCATTTTTCTGTAAGTTCATTTTCCACTGTTCTATGCAGTTCACCTGATGAGATCACTCACAAATATAGCAAACATCATTCCTATGTAGTTTGGTGGAATGAACTGATGTAACAGAAACATGTGATCCCAAATAATGAATGATGATAAATGTATCATCAAAGGTCTCAGGAAGATATCCAaattctccttctttccttcttatgCCTCCATATATAAATTATTGAAAACATCAGGGCCAGAACAGGATGAATTCTAGAACTTTCTTAAGTCAGTAGTACTCCTACAAATCTAACTGCTAGTCTAAGATAGAGACCCAAGAGGTGCTGACAAGATTGGATTCCAATTCATAAATAAGCTTATCTCCTTTAAATCCAAATCGACTTTCTACCGAGTAATCAGTGTTCGCTAGACAAAGATCTTATCAGGATTTTACATTTGAAAGAGTGTAAGTGTGTACATGTGTAATCTCCACACTTAGAGATTGGGTTAAACTAGTGACCATGTTTGAGAGTCCTATTAACATTCACTGATCACCTACAATGTGTGAAGTGCTGTGCTAAGTGCTGACATGTGTTACCTCGTTTATCCCCACATCCTTATGAAGCAGTACTACTTTTAATCCCAGTTTTCAAGAgataactgaggcacagaaagcagGGCTTAACCACTGCAGTAAAATGCTATTTAAAGATCGCTGATGAAGGTAAATTTGAATTTGCAAAACCCAGAGCAAACCTGGAACTAGGTTATCCTTACAATCAGAGCTAACACCActctatttctttgctttctttttccttctccttactGTGTTCTACTCCACTTTTTTACAATAGACTATACTTTTTGACTTATCATACTTTGGACTAGCTTCCCAGTCTCTTGTCCaaattctccccacccccacccacacccgGGCTTCCCCCAGTCCTGCCTACGAGAAGAACATGTGGTACTCCAGGTCCTGGCGAGTTGAACGGGTGTAATTCTCGAAGAAGTAGACACCAGCCACAGCAAAAATGTAGAAGAATATGAGCAGCAACATCAAGAGGAAGGTCATGCTCTAGAGGCCACGACATTGAGTCAGAGCTGGGCCAGACTAGGCTGATCTCCACCTACAGCCCAGTCAGGACCCCTCCCTGGAAACCCCCCTACTAAACCCTCACTTCTAGCCTGAGCACAGTTATCTCTAGACCACAGCAGCTTGTCCCCAGCCCTTTCTCATCAACAACCTTTCACAGGGTCTTTCACTGCCTTCTTTCACCCACCTAGACTTGTTTCATGTTAAACCCCCACACTTATCCACCTTGCCCACTTGATTTAGCTACAATAGTCAAATCACCTTTAGGGCCCTGACCAGGGCCAAGATAATGACTCGAACTTGACGGAATCGTGCAAAGAGTTTAAGAGACCTCAGCACCCGGCAGATCCTCAGCAACCGGAGCCATATGGATTGGCTTGTTACCCCTACCAGCAACACAACCtcaggaagcagggactgtggGAAACACACAGATTATGGATAAAATATACCCCCAAAGCACCCAAGCACAGCtgccccttctttctctcttcttttccataGTTTCTTGGGCATTATTCCTTGAACAGCAGTCTCTGGGGACTGTTTCCTATTCAGCCTTTCTATACGAAATTACTTAAACTCTGCACTTCAACTTGGTCAGATGTAAAAAGGGGATAACGCAGTGCTTATCTTGTTGGGTTGTTGTGGAgctcaaatgaaaaaaatgcatgtgaaacaggacagtgcctggcatttattaagtgcttagtAACTGGTAAATGTTATTGCTGGGGTTAGTGTTGTGGTTTAGATTCTGCCTTGCTCCTAATACCAACAATTCCTGCAATGACTGGCTTTTagttttagggagaaaaaaagtcaaaataaggAAGTTAGGTCCTTTCTATTTGTTGCTTCCTGTGCTCTAATTAACTTTTCTTGCCTTTGATTCATCTAGACACAGTCCTCAGCCCAGTAAACTAATCCTCAGGATACCTATCCTTACCAGTATGGTGACAACAAAGTCAAAGACATTCCAGGCATTCTTCCAGAAGAGGGAAAAGCTGGATAGCCACATAAGAAGGATCTCAAAGATGAAAGTAAACAAGATGAACCAAGTTGCCACTTCCAGAGTCAGCTTCAGTGGCCACAGCTGAGTGTTTGAGGATTCTAGCACTTCTGTCAGGGTAGAGCAGAGGAGTGAAGGTTAAGGAAGCAGGAAGCTGAAGGATAGAGAATGATCAGCAACTGCTATAAACCACAGTTGTGCCCACTGCTGTGCCATTTTTCGTTGAGTTTCTCTTAAAACCATTGTTGCTTCAACCTGTGAAATACAGGGGAGGACAGAATCCAACATGAAAAATAGCCACGACTCATCTCCAGCTGGTATCAGTATGGATAACAGCTGCAAGTTACTGCCTTCCCATTCTGGGGTCCCAGAGCCACCAAGGGATTGCTCTCTTAACTACCGCCAGCCCCGTCTGCTGTCCTGCACCCCAGGACCAAAATTCACAAAGATGCAATGGGCTTTGACGTTGGAATGCAAATGGAGGGCCATGATGTGTAAAGTGTTTTACAAAGGATGCAGAAACAAGTCAGATTCATGGGGCATACTGAATTATAATAAGAAACTACTTGGTTCTTTGTCAGTTTTAAAACTTCCCCTTTCTTCTCtgcctaaaatttattttattctgcaaATCAAACAGAATCCTATTCTTGCTCTCCAGAACCCTATTATTGGCTATGTTCGATTACATAACTCATTGCCTTCATCGTTCAGCCCTCTTCACCTCTATACGTTTAGTAGATGTATATCATGttgtaggaaaaaaagacattgagATCAAAATAGGCTTAAAAGCTAAATAATAATCTGTTTCTCTTTGAAACACAACAATCTGAGAGCCTCCAAATGCACTATGACTGATGTGCTGGGCAGCTAATGGAGATCAGAAGCACATATTCAATCACCCTGAACAACATAAATGGCTGTGGAGATTCTGACACTCAGTTTAAGTCGTTATTGTTTTAGCAATGTTTTGGTTAATTATGTCTATAATGAAGAAACACTGATGCTGAAATACAACTTCATGAAGAACAAAAGAATAATTCTGCAAGTTTATCTCAAGACAGTCTTCATTAGATTCAATAAATTACATTCAtctgataaaaaattttatatagcACATTGAGCTATCTCTAGATCCTCAAAAATCAATGttaaaatcataataatattaaaattagtttttgttGGAAAAAAAGACTATTCACATTCACAATGTgttattttcagagaaatgccagccaaatcttttcttctcttgctctcacCATTTAGAAGCAAAATatgaacattataaaaataagccAATTGTTTAAAGTTCAAAGCAGAATTACCAATATCATTgtgaaagtagattttttttctattttttaatgccCTAACACATAATCAAATATCTACCTACATtttaacatattatatataacaagtatttaacatataatacataatgttgtaaaactaaaactatgtatctaaattttttaaaagaaacaaaaacatttttaaatataacatgTAAATTATACTTGATCCCAAAACAAACATAGTACATCacttaaaaattcatttgtaGCTAAATCATAGTCTTTAAAAACAGAACGATCATTTATAAAATGGCAAAAGTAAAACTTTGCTGACATTTTAAGATTATTAAATAAACACTAAAATACAACATGTAGTGATGTTGGTCtacaatattatttttccttcaattttctcCTCCATatcacatgaaaataaaaaaacgATTAAAATTCCTAAGGAGGTTTTCAAGGTTATATATGTTTTTCTGGGAAACAAAATCACAAGACAAAAATGATTGGGAGGCTTTGATCTAGAGAACTGTttattaattactatttttttccacATCTATAATAGTATTCTTTCTGATCtggaaaattgctttttaaatgccTAAACAAAGTCTTAACGTTTATTACATGAACTACTCTGTTCAAAGAAATCTGTTAGTCACAAATTATTTCCCTTTGCAATATCTCTCCTGCCTTTCTACCAAGAGACTGTACTTAATAAGATACAACTTTCATGAGCTTGCCAGGTGATTCTCACTCAGGGAACCCACCTGTCCTCTGGCAGTGATCATGTTGCATATTCAGCTATTTTACCAAATAGAATTGTTAGTGCTATTCTGATTTGTCCACTAGATCCAGGAAATCCTGTACATTTACTGCTATTTACTTTATTCCAAGGCTTACGTCTATATTCTTAACCCCGCAAGGCAAATACTTGCCAGTTATCATGCAAGAAACAGGAAATGTGGGTGACAGTTCAAAATCTTCACCACTATGGGAAGGAAGTAAAATAGTTCAAAGTATATAATATACTGCAGTGGGTCGATGACAACAATTATTGTTGtgtatttaaatatctttgaCCTGATTgcattaaaagactattttaaaagtgGGAGAGTTCCCCAAAATGGTGAGGATGAAACAAGGAAGTGATTACTACTGTCCTTTCTGAGCAGTTTGTTTGAGATGATAATCAAATGAGCTCAATGattctccattctttttttaaaaaaatatatttcatataatttattactggttttagaatcatttactctttaGGTCATTTTTTGGCTCATCTAATATCTTAGTTGTACCTAATTTTACATATGTTGTGAGCTTTCTTATTTGTACTTAGATAATCTTTCTAAACATActtgtaaaaatgtaaatgttgGATCACTTGCTGACAGGCACCAAATATCTCTAACAGAAAAGATTAATTCAAACAAATATTAGACTAAACTGACATAAGAAATACAACTGGTCTTCCCATCTCCAATTCCTCGTGAGTCTATTACACCCTGCCTCTAAGTATCTAGACTACCTTATATCTACTACGCTGTATCTATTATAATGCTTCTAGGCATTAACACTTGTGCAAATCCTACTCCAAGAGACTTAATGTAATTGTCCTTATTACAATTCAAATAACATTCAAAAAATGTAGAACAATCAATTTAAAGGCCAAATGACTCCCACCCTTTCATTCAATGTCAGTTCTCACCTATTTCAACCATCAGTACAATCGTATTCAAAAAGATGAGGAAGATGATGAAGTTTGTGAAGAAAGGACCTGTTTTCTCTTAAGGAAACATACGGAGTGGAGTTCTTTCTGATTTATGCAGGCAACATAATTAGGGCAAGAACAGAACCAGTGAGAACAAGAAGAAAACGGAgtttggaaagggaaaaataagccATTAGGGAGATGATGAGGCAAGAGAGACACTAAAGCCATGGGATAAAAATGAATGACATGAAAGGATACACTTAAGGACCCATCCAGCCCACAAGGAAAGAGGTGGCCTCTGGCTGCAGCGCACTCGAAGG contains:
- the CATSPER2 gene encoding cation channel sperm-associated protein 2 isoform X2, with the protein product MATYRPAGHMQLPRADAIRSRLIDTFSLIEHLQGLSQAVPRHTIREILDPTHQKNLMLGDQHQLVRFSIKPRRVEQITDSQRLMSTLRVRCSQRPPLSLWAGWVLKCPFFTNFIIFLIFLNTIVLMVEIEVLESSNTQLWPLKLTLEVATWFILFTFIFEILLMWLSSFSLFWKNAWNVFDFVVTILSLLPEVVLLVGVTSQSIWLRLLRICRVLRSLKLFARFRQVRVIILALVRALKSMTFLLMLLLIFFYIFAVAGVYFFENYTRSTRQDLEYHMFFSDLLNSLVTVFILFTMDHWYALLQDTWKVPEVSRVFSSIYVILLLLLGSIVFRNIIVSMMVTNFQNIRNELNEEKTHLEVQHKADIFKWQIIQRRQNLAPEAKKSSIVKMDVRDASQQGKSLNLTEASEEESKHSATKEGSRESKSKTKKSEVKKSASSPSCSSSNYSSPYESIYLDPIGQLDWETHVHQNLPGLMDMDQDERVVWPRDSLFRYFELLEKLQYNLEERKRLQEFAVQALMNFEDK
- the CATSPER2 gene encoding cation channel sperm-associated protein 2 isoform X3, with amino-acid sequence MATYRPAGHMQLPRADAIRSRLIDTFSLIEHLQGLSQAVPRHTIREILDPTHQKNLMLGDQHQLVRFSIKPRRVEQITDSQRLMSTLRVRCSQRPPLSLWAGWVLKCPFFTNFIIFLIFLNTIVLMVEIEVLESSNTQLWPLKLTLEVATWFILFTFIFEILLMWLSSFSLFWKNAWNVFDFVVTILSLLPEVVLLVGVTSQSIWLRLLRICRVLRSLKLFARFRQVRVIILALVRALKSMTFLLMLLLIFFYIFAVAGVYFFENYTRSTRQDLEYHMFFSDLLNSLVTVFILFTMDHWYALLQDTWKVPEVSRVFSSIYVILLLLLGSIVFRNIIVSMMVTNFQNIRNELNEEKTHLEVQHKADIFKWQIIQRRQNLAPEAKKSSIVKMDVRDASQQGKSLNLTEASEEESKHSATKEGSRESKSKTKKSEVKKSASSPSCSSSNYSSPYESIYLDPIDAIHKVIPLDQHL
- the CATSPER2 gene encoding cation channel sperm-associated protein 2 isoform X1, which produces MATYRPAGHMQLPRADAIRSRLIDTFSLIEHLQGLSQAVPRHTIREILDPTHQKNLMLGDQHQLVRFSIKPRRVEQITDSQRLMSTLRVRCSQRPPLSLWAGWVLKCPFFTNFIIFLIFLNTIVLMVEIEVLESSNTQLWPLKLTLEVATWFILFTFIFEILLMWLSSFSLFWKNAWNVFDFVVTILSLLPEVVLLVGVTSQSIWLRLLRICRVLRSLKLFARFRQVRVIILALVRALKSMTFLLMLLLIFFYIFAVAGVYFFENYTRSTRQDLEYHMFFSDLLNSLVTVFILFTMDHWYALLQDTWKVPEVSRVFSSIYVILLLLLGSIVFRNIIVSMMVTNFQNIRNELNEEKTHLEVQHKADIFKWQIIQRRQNLAPEAKKSSIVKMDVRDASQQGKSLNLTEASEEESKHSATKEGSRESKSKTKKSEVKKSASSPSCSSSNYSSPYESIYLDPIGQLDWETHVHQNLPGLMDMDQDERVVWPRDSLFRYFELLEKLQYNLEERKRLQEFAGMDLGQSWRPGVKSFWSSLRN